The DNA window CTCTCCGTTGATACATATTGAGAATGAAGGAGGGTATTCGGATGAACCAATGTTGGTCAGGATTCCTTACACTCCAGATCCTGGTAAATTTACCATGCCGGTTATGTATGATCCTGTAACAGGTCAGTTGGAGGGCTTTCCTCCCGTAAGTTATGAAGGTAATTTTATTACCATTGCAACACGACATTTTGATTTGACTTCCGTAATCAATACCTCACTTCCAAGAACCGGTAAGTATGTCGAAATCATACTGACCTCAATGGATACCCAGTATCTTCATTCATTGGAATTAAATACCGGATTCGTGCCCGGGGTGGATGATTGGGAGTATACCAATTTTGGTACGATGGAGAATCCAGGGGGAATCTGTGCTGGTATGAGTACAACGGCCATGTGGTATTACGATTTTAGAAAAAAGCAAGAGGGTCAATTGTACGGAAAGTTTGATGCAGTAACAGAGGTAGATCCTTTTGGTAGAGATGCTTTTTGGTTTGACAACACACAGGGAATCTTATTTGCATCCCGTGTCCAGAGTTTGTATATAACCAATCTCAATACACCTTCCGGGCAATCCAGTTTTTATGAGCATTTTGTACCGATCGTTGCAAATCCTTTGGCACAATTTCGTTCATTTGCCTATATGATGGTTTTGACTGGTCAACCGCAATATATATCTGTACACAATCAGTCCGGGTCGCATGCTTTAGTTGTATATGGAATCAGTCAGGGAAAATTAAAAGTGTCAGATCCAAACTGGCCAACCCAAAAGGATCGGGAAATTGTTTTTGATTTTGTGCAAAACAAATTCATGCCTTATTTGGGTTTTGTGCAGGCAGACGGAACACAGTTCTCTTTTACTAAATTTTATTATTGCGCAAGGTCGGCCATTATTGACTACAACAATATGAATACGCTGTATGCGAATACCCTTGGTAAAAAAAGCACGAAAGGGATTGGATGTTTTCCAAACTATCAGCTTCAACTAAAAGATGAAAATACTTATGTTGATTGGCCAGATCAATGGAGTACTAACAGTGATACACTTCGCTGGAAGTTAGACAATCCTCAGGGAGATCTTTTAAAAATGAATATCTATGATGATCAGGGAAAATTATGGTCCTTTGGGGATGTTGGATTTCAATTGTTGAATCAAGGTGAAAAAACATTAGGGGTTTATATTCAGGATTTGGCAGGAAAGGATTGTAAAGGTGTGAATGTGAATCCATCCTGGGAGTGGAGTGATTTCAGATGGGTAAAAGTGAATTATCAATTTGAATTTATTAAATTTTTATCCGGTTTAACAGTGCCTGTAACGGCTGAAATATATGGATTTGCCGGTAATTTTAAATTGACCAATGCAAAAGGAGATGTGAGGACAGAGGTGGTGGAAGCCGGACTGTACAATCCATCATTTTATGATTGGAAAGATGTAGATGCAAAATTGAAATGGACAGGTCTTTCTTTTGTTTCAGAAAAAGGAAAGTATGTTCAAATCGAAGGAAAAGTATCTCCGGATGGAAAACTTATTGAGTGGCTGACCATCGATTATAAGGGCCTTTTAGACGAAGATTTCAATTTTAGAGTGGTTAATATTCCCTTGAAAGAATTTAGAAATCTTGCAGTTCCACATGGATCTTATGCACTTTATGAATTGAGAACTGCACTAAAAATCAGTCCGCAAATCAGTCAACTTGTAATTAAGGGATTGGATGCCAACACCGGAGACAGGTATGAGTTTCTGAGCATTGATAATTGGTCTTCGAATGATGATTCCAATGTGATTCGGATAAGTTTTACAAATTGAGCATTTGAAAGAGTATTAGGAACTTGAACTTTCTGAGAATATGAATGGTTTTTAAACCGGATGTTGTATTTATTTTTTTTGATTGCATTCTTGATGAATTGCAAATATTTTTAAGGGTCAAGTCAAAAATATGGGGAGAAACCAGTTTTGCGGACCCCCGTTAATCACTAAAATTGTCCTAAATTCCATCCTATTATCTTTGTTCTTTTTTGTCTTAATACAAAAAAGAACCAAAAAAAATCAAGGCTGTTTTCATTTCTTAACGCTAAAACTGATCTAAAAAACTAAACAAAATAAACTCGCCCTAAGCAACAATAATAGCTCTAGGCCTTACTGTCATAAATTTATTAGCTTATCTGCATGCGAGCTCAAACAGTATTTTGTTTTTAACGCTTTTTAAATCAGTTTTAGCTAAAATGAAAAAGGCCGATCTGAATTTCTCATTCGATAACTATATGAGGTATCGGAATCTAATCAATACAGCTACAAAAGATGTTTGATTTCTACTTAATCCCCATAAAATTTACCGGACTCATTTTTAATCGCATGTAATTAGAGAGGATGTACTGTTGCTGGAAATATGAGGAAAATAAAAGGCGCTTTCCATTTTAAAAAATATTTACAACAGCCACCAAAAAGCTGGTGCAACTGTGTAGCGTAGGAAGTTTGTCTTTGCACACAACCAGAGGGAAGGTTTAGGAAATTTTTTATTCGGATGAGAAATTGGTTTGTTATTGGATCCTATTTGGAGGGAGTTTTCCAGTCTGCTTTCCCAAACATCTATATGACGTTTGACTGCTTTTTTGTCTTTTGTCCAGACCGCTACTTCTGTGTTGTAACGCACAGAAGGCAGATGAATGTTGTAGCTGCCCACTACCAGCATCTGACTGTCTACGAGCATGGTTTTGCCATGAAATCTTAAATGACCCTGGAATTCCCAGATTTCAATTCCATCGCTTAATATTTTATTGCGCCTGTGTCGATATCCTGCATACCGAATGGGGAGATCGTTGGTCATCATGGAGGTGGTAAACAGACAGATTCTAACACCCCTATTACTGGCGTCGCAAAGTGCATCAGTCCATCTTTTGGTAGGGATGAAATAAGGATTCTCGATGAAGATTACATGCTTTGCATTTTTAACCATTTCAATCAGCGCAGAAGTACTGCCTTCATCCTTAATATCTGTTTTGTAATATTTTTTACCCCTTTTAATAAAAAAATCATCGTGAATAAATCCCACATCAGACGCATTCATCTGATATCCTTTTCTCCAATTTCTACTTGAGTCCAGACGAATGCCAAACTTTTCTCTGATCTCTGTTTTATAGGATACCAGTTTTTTTAAATGTCTGGCTTGTCTTTGAGGTTTAACTGTCGGTGCTGCAAAAGGTGAGGATAATTTTTCGTCTGCCCAAAGGGAATAAAAATGAAAACGGGCTTCAAGTAATACACTGTCTGCATTGGTCAGCAAGTCGTAATCTATCAGGTTAAATTTTTTAGACATTCCGTAATATGGATCCTGAATATTTCTCCCTCCTACAATTAAAAACTCACCATCCGTAATGAGCATTTTTTCGTGCAAGCCGTGATAGAGTCTTTCTATTCCTTTGTTCTTAAGGTCGAAGCGATGAAGTTCTACACCACTTTTTTCCAGCAATGCCCTCATGGGCGCAGATATCTTGGATCCATTTTTATCCATCAGTATTCTTACCAGAACGCCTCTTTCCTTTGAAGCCTCCGCCAATAAATTAAGAAGGATACTCCCACTTAAATCATCCACAATAATAAAATAGGAAAGTAAAATTTCTTTCTTGGCTTGTCGAATCAAGTCAACACGGCATTGAAGTGCATCTTTTGGTTCATAAAGTACACGGACAAAATGCTTGTCCTCCTGACCAGTGACAAAAGTCTGGAAGAGGGTAATAAGTAGTGTAAAAAAAATATATCTGAAATGTATCAATACTGATTGTGTTTTTTAGGTATTTGTAAAGCTACACAATATTTGACAAACTCTGAAGCTATAAATCTTGCTTTTGAAATTTATCTTCTTGTATGTCGGATTAATTGAATCCAATTTTTGATTTGAATGATTCAGAAGTAATTGATTACACTGGTTTGTTAAAATTTATTTTGAGAATATGGGTGATTATTGTCATGCCAATTAATTATAATAATTAATTGAATTGTTCCGATAATTTTATATTATTGTAGTTTGTATAATTGTACAAGTAAAATATTTAACAATGTGTAGGATTATATTCATCATTTTTGGTTCATTTTTATTTTGTACTAAAATTTTATCACAAGATGCTCTTGAAATTGTAAGAAGGTCTGAAGATCGGGCAAAAGGGAAGACCTCAGTTGCAGAAATGAGTATTCAGACCATCAGACCTGAATGGAAGAGAGATCTCAAATTAAAAACCTGGACACTTGGAAATGATTTTGTGGTCATCTTAATTCAAAGTCCCATTAAGGAGAGGGGCATAGCCTTCCTTAAGAGAAAGAAAGAAATATGGAACTGGGTACCATCGATTGAAAGATCCATTAAATTGCCACCTTCGATGATGTCTCAGAGTTGGATGGGGACCGATTTTACCAATGATGATTTGGTTAAAGAGTCTTCTACTGTGCAGGATTACCGCCACAGTATGACAAAAGATACACAAATCATGGGAAGGAGTTGTTATCAGATCAGACTTGATCCGAAACCGGAGGCAGCAGTAATTTGGGGAAAAATATTATTGTGCATCGATAAGAAGGATTATTTGTTGATGAAGGCAGAATATTTTGATGAAGACAATCAATTGGTAAATACCATGAATACTACTGAGATCGGTATGCTTGGTGGAAGGATTTTACCCTTGCGCATCGAATTGATTCCAAGGGACAAAAAAGGACACAAAACGATTATGGAATATCACAAGATTATTTTTGATAAACCCATCGCTGAAAAATTCTTTTCCGTTCAGCAACTCAGCAAACTGAAATGATTTATTTATTGATCTGGAGAAATATTTGGCGCAACAAAAGGAGGACGCTGATTACCATGGCTTCTGTTGCATTTACGGTGTTTCTTGCGGTGACCATGAAATCCATGCAGACCGGTGTTTTCGAAAATCTCATTCGGAACATGGTCAGTTATTATTCAGGATATCTTCAAGTGCATAAGGCCGGTTATTGGGATGAGAAAGTGCTGGAAAATTGCTTTAATTCCGCTGACAGTAATTTAATCAGTGCATTGAAATATCAAGGGATAAAGAAGATTATCCCACGATTGGAGACATTCATTTTGATTTCAAATGGAGAACAAACTAAAGGGTGTATGGTGGCCGGTATTGATCCTCAATTGGAAGAAAGTTTGACCCATTTTTCAAAAAAAATAATATCAGGGAATTTTTGGAAGGAAGAAAAAAGTGAAATCGTCCTCGCATCCAGGCTTGCAGAAAAACTAAAAGCAAGGGTGGGAGATACCGTTTTCCTATTGGGTCAGGGATACCGGGAAAGTTTTGTTGCCGGAAAATTCAAAGTCTCCGGAATTATACATTTTGGTTCACCGGAACTAAATGCTTCCATTGCATTTTTACCTCTTGGAGTTGCAAAAGACATGCTTAATACCGGGCAGAACATTACTGCTTATGTGTTGGATTTGGAGGATCCGGAGGAGATGGAAATTTTACAAAGAGAAATGAAGGGAAGGATCTCTTCAGATTATGAAGTATTGTCCTGGAAGGAAATGATGCCGGAAATATCTGATCACATGAAGGCAGATGGAATGGGATATTATGTGATGATGGGCATCCTTTATCTGATCATCGTATTTGGAACTTTCGGGACTATTTTTATGATAACTGCAGAACGCAAATATGAGTTCAGCATGTTACTTGCTATTGGCATGAAGAAGCGGAAGCTCACATTTATTTTATTTGGAGAAATTCTTTTATTGGCATTTGGAGGCGCCATCCTAGGAATGTGTTTATCTATTCCCATTGTGTTGTACCTTCAGGAATTTCCGATCCGTTTAGGAGGTGAATTTGGAAGGGCATTTGAACAATATGGATTTGAACCGGTGTGGCCTGCTCTTTTTGAATGGAGTGTAGTTTTTGAACAGTCGTTGATTGTTTTATTTTTATCTGTGATCATTGGATTTTATCCTATGTGGCATGTGTACAGATTTAAAGATGTTGGAAAAATCAGGTTATGATGTTGTGGGTTTTGGCATGGAGAAATATATGGCGTAATAAGAAGCAGAGCTTTGTCTTGATGGCAGCGATTGCGATTGGTGTATTGTGTGCATTGTTCATCGTGGCATTTTATTATGGTATGATTGACCAGCGTGTCAAAAGTGTCATCCAGAACGAAATCTCTCATATTCAGATCCATCACCCTAAATTTAGAGAAGAGTTCGACCCAAAATATTTCATTGAAAACGCAGATTCTATCATGAAGATAATTCGGATGAATCCGGAAGTTTCTACCGTTGCAGGGAGGATAAATATGCAGGGTATAGTCGCAGCGACGGCAGGGAGCAGCGGAATCATGATTAACGGAGTAAATCCTGATGAAGAAAAAGTACTTACAGGACTTAACAGAAAAATAATTACAGGAAGATATTTTGATGCATCACAAAAAAATCCAGTACTCATCAGTGAACGATTGATGTCTAAACTCAAGGTAAAGGAAAATTCAAAAGTCGTTTTCACTTTTCAGAATGCAGATGGAGAAGTTGTTTCTGCCGCATTTAAAGTTACCGGAGTCTTTGCTACCAACAGCAAGCCTTATGACCTCGCAAATGTTTTTGTCCGTTTGCAAGATTTACAGCCGTTGCAGGGTAAAGGATCAGAAGTGAATGAGATTGCTATGTTTTTGAAGGACCATGGCAAAGTAGAGGAGCTCAAAAATTATTTTCAAAATTATTTTCCAGCTACAAAAGTTGAGACCTGGATGGAAATTTCACCGGAGATGAAACTGCTGGTGGGTTCTTTCAATCAAAGTATGTACATCTACATGGGTATCATACTCCTCGCGCTTGCTTTTGGCATTACGAATACCATGTTGATGTCAGTGGTTCAGAGAACTCGTGAGTTTGGAATGTTGTTGGCATTTGGAATGAAAAAATCCAAAATTTTTAACATGGTGATGTTGGAGACTTTTTTACTTACATTGTGTGGATTGCCATTGGGTTTTCTGATGGCTACCATTGGCATAGCTTATACCCACCAACATGGAATCAATTTAAGTATTTACAAGGATACTATGGAGAGCTTTGGATATGACCTGATTGTTTATCCCGAGATCACTTATAGACATATGATCACGTTGTTGATTTTGGTATTCATTCTTGTTTTCATTTCAGCTCTTGGACCTGCGCGAAGGGCTTTGTCATTTAATCCCATTGAAGCATTAAGAAAAATATAATCATGAGTTCAATTATTGATGCCCACAGATTGGTTAAAATTTACGATCAGGAGACCGTGCCGATTTACGCACTCAACGATGTGCATCTGCATCTGGAACAAGGGGAATTTACAGCGCTCAAGGGACCATCAGGTTCAGGAAAGACCACCTTACTCAATATGATTGGTGGACTGGATACGCCTACGTCCGGTTATGTGGAAATAGAAGGAAAGAACATCACCGAGCTAAGTGAAAGTGAGTTAATGGATTTTAGATTAAATCATATTGGTTTTGTTTTTCAATCCTATAATTTAATTCCTGTCTTAACGGCAAAGGAGAATATTGAATTTATTATGTTGTTGCAGGGAAGACCAAAAGCAGAAAGAAATGAGCGGGCGCTGGAATTGCTTGAATTGATAGGTATGTCAGACAAACGAGATAAAAAGCCCATGGAACTTTCGGGTGGTCAGCAACAGCGTGTGGCCGTTGCCAGAGCACTTGCCGCAAAACCGAAATTCATATTGGCGGATGAGCCAACGGCGAATCTGGATTCTGCAGCTGCCGGAAAGTTGCTTGACATTATGTTGAGCATGAATGAACTTTTGCAGACTACTTTTATTTTTTCCACACACGATCAGCGCGTAATCGATCGGGCAAGAAGAGTGATTACTTTGGAAGATGGGAAAATAATTGCTGATCAATAGCCTATCGATCATGAGGTACATTTTATTTGGGTTGATTTTTCTCTGTTTTTATTTGAAGTCTTTGAGGTCTCAGGATTCCATACCCTGCAGTTGGACTTTTAAGGGATATCAAAAACTTTTAAATATTATTCAGACAGATCCCTCTACTCATCAGAATTTCAACATTAATTTTCTGCACAACAGATTACAAGGTCAATATGATTGGGGTGAAAATTTTTCCATCAAATTACATCTTCGGACGAGAATGTTTTTTGGTGAGGGCGTAAAGCTTGTCCCCGGTTTTGCTAATCTGTTACAAGACGGAGCTCCCTTGCTCCATCTCTCCAAAACCTGGCTGGATAAAAATGGAATCGTTGCCAACAGCATGATGGATCGCTTAGTTGCAGAATGGCAGAATGATCGGTGGTATATAAGTCTTGGTAGACAGCGTGTCAATTGGGGGATGCACAATCTTTGGAATCCGAATGATATTTTCAATGCTTATAACTTGCTTGATTTCGATTATGAAGAGAGACCCGGATCAGATGTGTTTCGGGCGCGGTATTATCCTGGAATCAGCAGCAGTATAGAGTTTGCCTATCAGCCTGCAACTAAATTGAGTCTTTCCACAGGAGCCTTTCTTATGAAATGGAATCGATGGCAATATGATTTTCAATTCCTGGCGGGTCATTTCAGAAATGACGCGGTGCTGGGAGCTGCCTGGGCCGGCAATTTAGGAAATGCCGGATTTAAAGGAGAATTCACGTGTTTTGTACCGGGACTTTTTGAACAAAGTACAGAAAAAGCAAGTGTCGGAATTTCCATCATGAGTGATTACAGTTGGAAGAATGGTTATTATGGAATCATTTCGTTGTTGTATCAATCAAATATCCAGAGCGGTGTTTTACCCATTAATTCCATTTCCTCTTCAAATCTCTCTGCCAAGAATTTATTTCCATTTACCTGGAGTCTTTACAGTGGAATGAGTAAGCAGTTTGCAGATCGTTGGATGGTCAATGCCGGTTTTATTTATGCTCCTCCTCAAAAGGCCTTAATCTTCCTTCCATCGACCGGATTTGAAATCAATGAAGCTTTTGATGTTGATTTTACCGCACAGTTTTTTTGGGGCGATCAAAGCAGTAACTTTGATAATGTGTCGAATGCGTTTTATTTAAGAGGAAGGTATAGTTTCTGACGGAAATTTATTTTGGTTTCTCCACTTACAGATTAAATTTTAGCTTCCCAAAAAAGGATAGAATTTAATTTATTAACCTACTCTTACATTTAGCTTGCATCCATTCAAAATATAAGTTCTTTTATTAATGGTAGCAC is part of the Candidatus Vicinibacter affinis genome and encodes:
- a CDS encoding phosphatidylserine/phosphatidylglycerophosphate/cardiolipin synthase family protein, coding for MIHFRYIFFTLLITLFQTFVTGQEDKHFVRVLYEPKDALQCRVDLIRQAKKEILLSYFIIVDDLSGSILLNLLAEASKERGVLVRILMDKNGSKISAPMRALLEKSGVELHRFDLKNKGIERLYHGLHEKMLITDGEFLIVGGRNIQDPYYGMSKKFNLIDYDLLTNADSVLLEARFHFYSLWADEKLSSPFAAPTVKPQRQARHLKKLVSYKTEIREKFGIRLDSSRNWRKGYQMNASDVGFIHDDFFIKRGKKYYKTDIKDEGSTSALIEMVKNAKHVIFIENPYFIPTKRWTDALCDASNRGVRICLFTTSMMTNDLPIRYAGYRHRRNKILSDGIEIWEFQGHLRFHGKTMLVDSQMLVVGSYNIHLPSVRYNTEVAVWTKDKKAVKRHIDVWESRLENSLQIGSNNKPISHPNKKFPKPSLWLCAKTNFLRYTVAPAFWWLL
- a CDS encoding outer membrane lipoprotein-sorting protein encodes the protein MCRIIFIIFGSFLFCTKILSQDALEIVRRSEDRAKGKTSVAEMSIQTIRPEWKRDLKLKTWTLGNDFVVILIQSPIKERGIAFLKRKKEIWNWVPSIERSIKLPPSMMSQSWMGTDFTNDDLVKESSTVQDYRHSMTKDTQIMGRSCYQIRLDPKPEAAVIWGKILLCIDKKDYLLMKAEYFDEDNQLVNTMNTTEIGMLGGRILPLRIELIPRDKKGHKTIMEYHKIIFDKPIAEKFFSVQQLSKLK
- a CDS encoding ABC transporter permease — its product is MIYLLIWRNIWRNKRRTLITMASVAFTVFLAVTMKSMQTGVFENLIRNMVSYYSGYLQVHKAGYWDEKVLENCFNSADSNLISALKYQGIKKIIPRLETFILISNGEQTKGCMVAGIDPQLEESLTHFSKKIISGNFWKEEKSEIVLASRLAEKLKARVGDTVFLLGQGYRESFVAGKFKVSGIIHFGSPELNASIAFLPLGVAKDMLNTGQNITAYVLDLEDPEEMEILQREMKGRISSDYEVLSWKEMMPEISDHMKADGMGYYVMMGILYLIIVFGTFGTIFMITAERKYEFSMLLAIGMKKRKLTFILFGEILLLAFGGAILGMCLSIPIVLYLQEFPIRLGGEFGRAFEQYGFEPVWPALFEWSVVFEQSLIVLFLSVIIGFYPMWHVYRFKDVGKIRL
- a CDS encoding ABC transporter permease; the encoded protein is MMLWVLAWRNIWRNKKQSFVLMAAIAIGVLCALFIVAFYYGMIDQRVKSVIQNEISHIQIHHPKFREEFDPKYFIENADSIMKIIRMNPEVSTVAGRINMQGIVAATAGSSGIMINGVNPDEEKVLTGLNRKIITGRYFDASQKNPVLISERLMSKLKVKENSKVVFTFQNADGEVVSAAFKVTGVFATNSKPYDLANVFVRLQDLQPLQGKGSEVNEIAMFLKDHGKVEELKNYFQNYFPATKVETWMEISPEMKLLVGSFNQSMYIYMGIILLALAFGITNTMLMSVVQRTREFGMLLAFGMKKSKIFNMVMLETFLLTLCGLPLGFLMATIGIAYTHQHGINLSIYKDTMESFGYDLIVYPEITYRHMITLLILVFILVFISALGPARRALSFNPIEALRKI
- a CDS encoding ABC transporter ATP-binding protein; the encoded protein is MSSIIDAHRLVKIYDQETVPIYALNDVHLHLEQGEFTALKGPSGSGKTTLLNMIGGLDTPTSGYVEIEGKNITELSESELMDFRLNHIGFVFQSYNLIPVLTAKENIEFIMLLQGRPKAERNERALELLELIGMSDKRDKKPMELSGGQQQRVAVARALAAKPKFILADEPTANLDSAAAGKLLDIMLSMNELLQTTFIFSTHDQRVIDRARRVITLEDGKIIADQ